Sequence from the Thermocoleostomius sinensis A174 genome:
TTCATCGCCTCGCTCTAACGCTTCCAGGAATAGGGGAATCGTGCATTCACCTTCATCTAGAATCAGATAGTGTGCCCCAGCATTCAGCGCCACTTCAGGCACAGAGGTGGGATAGGGACCGCCCACGGCTACTTTTTTGCCCAACGCCACACCTTTCTGAATCAAATCACAGAAGTCTTGCTTTTGAATAATCATGGCCGAGATGATTACCAGATCACACCACTGCCAATCTGCATCGGTTTCAAACTGCACATTGCGATCGGCGAATCGGACCTCCCAACTAGTGGGTAACATGGCAGCTACGGTGATTAACCCAAGCGGCGGATTGGTAGCCCGTAACCCTGCCACATCCAAGGTTTCCTGGTAAGACCAGAAAGAATTTGGCATGATTGGCCAAAGGAGTAACGCTTTCATAGGAACTCCGGGGGCGAGAGATTGTCAAAAAGAATATTCAGCTCGCGACATCAAAAATCGCGATGATTTATTTGCTAATCTCTTGCAATTCCACCTATAAGTTCAACATTGTTTCATAATTCTTGACTCTATTAAGTTTTCTACTGTTTTTTAAACTCATCTTCAATTTTCTTGACTCTTGACTATTTGTTTTTGTGGATGGCTGGTTTTTTCACGGGTGAAGTGCGTGGTTTATGTGGAACGTGCAGAATGGATAAAAACTACTGAAGAATTCGCAATCTTACCAGCTTTGAACAAACCGCGATCGTTGGCAATAATTCTAGATTTGTGCCAATGCTTTCTGTGTGTATAGCCAATGCTCAAAAATAAGGGCAGGTTCAGCTTTGCTGAATACCACTTTCCTAAGTTACTCATGTGATTGCTTGTGAATGACCTAATTGAGATTGATTTGATTCAATTTGGCTGGGCGCTTGGTCTGATGGGCATTGCGATCGGGCTTTCAGCTTGGCAACAATTGGGGCTGGAATGGAATCTGGCGGTGGCAACGTTTCGTACCGTGATTCAACTACTAGCCATTGGTTACATTTTGGACTTTGTGTTTGCCTTAAATACACCCTGGGCTGTAATCGGTATTATCGGTATCATGGCTGTCATTGCGGCGATCGTGGCGCGCAACCGCATCAGCCAAAAAGTACCCCGACTGCTGCCGATTGTAGGCGGTTCCATTCTGATTGGCACAGCCCTCACCCTCAGCTACGTCATCCTGCTGGTTCTACAACCCGATCCCTGGTTTCAACCACAATACCTTGTGCCACTAGCAGGAATTATTTTAGGCAACGCTATGAATGCAGCGGCGATCGGTGGAGAGCGCTTGGTGAGTACCTTAAATGCCAGCCGCTTAGAGATCGAAACCCATCTCAGCTTGGGCGCTACCCCCAGACAAGCGACGGCTGCCTATCGCCGAGAAGCGATCAAAGCAGGACTGATTCCAACCCTCAATTCCATGATGGTGGTTGGCATTGTAACGCTCCCTGGCATTATTACTGGACAAATTCTCAGCGGCATCAATCCCCTCGATGCGGCTATTTACCAGATGCTAATTATGTTTATTTTGGCGATTGCGACTCTTGGTACTACCATGCTGCTGGTTCAAGGCATCTACCGCCAATTTTTCAATCAGGCTGCACAATTTATTCCTCATTAACCTCTAGCAATGCCTCCGTTTTCGCCCATCAGACACTTTAAGGCATTGCTCACAGTGTTGTGTATTTCACAAATCTAGTTCACGTCGTCCCTCTAGTGCCCGGGCTAGCGTCACCTCATCGGCGTATTCCAGATCGCCTCCCATTGGTAGCCCGAAGGCAATACGAGTAACTTTGGTAAAGGGCTTGAGCAACTGTCCTACATAAAGCGTAGTGGTTTCACCCTCAACACTAGGGCTAATGGCAAGAATTACTTCCTTGATGTCTTGTTTGCTGACTCGTCGCACCAACTGAGCAATGTTAAGTTGATCTGGGCCAATGCCATCCATTGGAGAAATCAAGCCACCTAGGACATGATACTTGCCTCGATACTCGCGGGTTTTTTCTAGGGCAATTACGTCCCGCGAATCAGCAACGACACAAATCACATGTGGCTCTCGGTTCGTGGCGCGGCAAATTTCGCAGACTGGTTCAGCTGATAGGTGAAAACAAACTGAACAAACTCCCACTTGTTGCTTAGCTTCTAAAATCGCTTGAGCAAGGGCTTGAGCGTCGGCTTCTGGACGTTTCAGAATATGCAGAGCAAGACGCTGAGCCGTTTTAGGCCCCACTCCTGGTAGCCGCTGTAACTGCTCAATCAATCGTGCTAATGGGCGCGTGTAAACTGTCAGATCTCCCCCTCGATCGTGTTATCGAACTCAATCTCCATCATAGCGAGTGCTAGCAAATTAACGTGATGCAGGTGACAGTGCGATTCCTGCAAGAATTTGGTTAAGAAGCTAACTTTTTCTTGCCATTGCCCCGGAGTTTTAGGTATTACCTTGAAAAGATATTACTGAAATAGTGCCTCGCTCAAGTACGCAAACATCATGAAACTCCTCAAGTCTTGTGCATTGATCCTAACGGCAACCGTGTTGCTCAGCGCTCCTAGCCATGCCCGCCGTCAACGTATAGGTACAGCTTGCTACAGCGTCGATGCTAAACGCGGATGGCAATATCTTCAGCTTTCAAATACCTACAGCCGTGTCGTAAGTATTCGAGGAGAGTGGACTGCTGATGTCTTAAACTTCGGGCGAGTGGGTCCAGGTGGACATACCGATATCATTGAAGAAGACTACAGCGGATTTAAGTACGATGCAACAGTTCCACTGGGTGCGTTGCTCATTGGTGCGCCTGGTTCACCCTACAGTTGGTTGAATGAACCGCAAACTCTCTCACAGCCTATTAGTAATGTGGCGATGCGAATTAACGATGATGACTTAGCCCTCGAAGATAATTTTGGGTCGCTTCAAGTTTGCTTCAGCAATTAGCCAGTAAACGACCAAGACCTTTACCGAGTCAATAGACCTACTAAAAAGCACCCCCTTTTGGGAGTGCCTTATTGCGGAGGACTAGACACTAACCGCGCTAGCCACTCACCCGTCACGAACCATCAACTAACCGTTGATTTGAGGAGTCGACAGCGCTACCGGAGCCGCCTCACCCGCCGCCAAGTCCAGCGGGAAGTTGTGCGCATTACGCTCGTGCATCACTTCCATCCCCAAGTTCGCACGGTTGAGAATGTCCGCCCACGTGCTCACCACACGCCCCTGCGAATCGATGATGCTCTGGTTGAAGTTGAACCCGTTCAGGTTGAACGCCATCGTGCTGATGCCCAACGCCGTGAACCAAATGCCAACTACCGGCCACGCACCCAAGAAGAAGTGCAAGCTCCGCGAGTTGTTGAAGCTGGCATACTGGAAAATCAGCCGACCAAAGTACCCGTGCGCTGCCACGATGTTGTAGGTCTCTTCTTCCTGCCCAAACTTGTAGCCATAGTTCTGGCTCTCGTTCTCGGTCGTCTCACGCACCAGCGAGGAGGTCACCAACGACCCGTGCATGGCGCTGAACAAGCTGCCGCCGAACACCCCAGCAACCCCCAGCATGTGGAACGGGTGCATCAGAATGTTGTGCTCAGCCTGGAACACGAACATGAAGTTGAACGTGCCGCTGATGCCCAAGGGCATGCCGTCTGAAAATGACCCTTGCCCAATCGGGTAGATCAAGAACACGGCTGTCGCCGCTGCTACTGGAGCCGAGTATGCCACGCAAATCCACGGACGCATGCCCAGGCGGTAGCTCAACTCCCACTCCCGTCCCATGTAGCAGAACACGCCAATCAAGAAGTGGAACACCACCAACTGGTACGGTCCGCCGTTGTAGAGCCACTCGTCGAGAGAGGCTGCTTCCCAGATCGGGTAGAAGTGCAAGCCGATGGCGTTCGATGACGGCACCACTGCACCAGAGATGATGTTGTTGCCGTACATCAACGACCCTGCCACGGGTTCGCGGATGCCGTCGATGTCTACCGGAGGAGCCGCGATGAAGGCGATGATGAAGCAGGTGGTAGCAGCTAGCAGGGTGGGGATCATCAGTACGCCGAACCAGCCTACGTACAGGCGGTTGTCGGTGCTGGTCACCCAGTTGCAGAACCGCTCCCACACACTGGCGCGTTCGCGCGTCTGTAATGCTGTTGTCATGGTTCCTATGAGTGCTTGATAGTTAACAATTTGAGGTAGGTCAATGAACTTACCATGATTGTTATCTTAGTATGTTTATTGATTTTTGTAAACAAGACTGAGAGCAAAAACTCATTTTTAATTTCATTACATAAATAAAATTGTGAGCGAATAATTTTCTCAAGTGAAAGTTTTTGAGGCGGACAAGACAAAGAATCTGAAAAAAAGAAGCGGTTGTAGCCGCCTCTTACAAGTTAATTTGAGCTAGAACTTTGCTATGGGATAGTTTTTTCAGCCGACGAGATTTAATTCTGGACGCAAGATGTCATTCAGAATAGATTCTGGACGCTGCTCGTGTTTCCAGGCAAAAGCATGACGAAAAGCCGCTTCTTGGCAAGCTTGCAGTTGCTCGAAGCCAATAATGTCGTGGGTTAGCAAGTTCTCATATTCAAACGGCAAGCGAACATTGTGCAGCCCAGCGTTATCAGTGCAGATGGCAATATCGACTCCGGCTTCAAAGCAGCGATCGAACACTACCTTTAACTGCTGAATGCTTTCCAAGGTTCCAGTTTTAAGGTAAGTAGTAGGACAAACTTCCAAGCATTGCCCCTGTCTGGCTAGCTGTGGCAAAAGTTCTGGATGCAGTAGCGGAATTTGAATACCGTGACCGATGCGCATGAGATAGGGCAGTAATTCTGGGTAGCAGCCTGCGGTAGTTTCATACAAATGTCCGGTTGTATTCAATCCTAGCGATCGAGCGTAACTGTAAAGGTGAATGTATTCATCGAGTCGTTCCCGATAGTGACCGTCTCCACCGGCAATATCAATCCCACAGACATACGGTTTCATTTGGGCGGCCAATTCCACGATCGCCTTATTCACTTCGTAGGGCAACCGGGAATGCATACAGAGAATTTGGCTAGTCACGATCGGATATTCGATCATCTGGCTAGCCTTGCCCACGACTTCAACAATATCAGCCATGCGATCGATTCGTTCTAACTGACTTAGGTGGTCAGGTGTTCTGAGATAGGGGGTGTATCTTAGTTCAAGGTAGGCAAGATTCTCAAAAACATAAGCTCCTCGCATTAACCGATAGATGAAATACGGAAGAGTCTCATCGGTTTGTACTTTTTCAACAAGGGTATGTAATTCAAGATATTCATCTAGGGTATTACGAGGGCGAGTGTAGAAATCCTCGAACGCTTCGTAATGGTCAAACGGTTGGGCCAAATCGGGTTGATTGCGCTGAAAGTAGCGCCATAAAACTCTGGGTACAACAGACCCACCCAGATGCCGATGCAACTCTGCGTATAAAGCCATAAGAACCTCGTTGATGTATTGTTTAGCTGTTTATGCAGTGTGTCTATTTGTTAACAAGTCGTTACCAAGCATGCGTGAAACTGTCGAAAGACTTGTTAAGCCAATACTGATTGCGATCGTGGCTAACCCTGAACCATTGAACAAGTCAAAGCAGACGATCGGCTCGAAATAAGTAAAACAATAGGCACCCTGGGTACATACAGGATGACAACTAGCAGCTACTTCGTTGAACTCTAAGCTTGTTCTTGGAGTTAACCCTAAAGGGTTGAAGCAGGTATTTAAGTTACTTAATATAACGACAATTGAAGGGAATGGACATCCACTAGCCAGGTGAGTTAGGAAGGAAAAGCGGTGATGCTTACGTCAAATTAGCTTTTGTTAAGATGTTGCCCTTTCGCCATGTCGATTGAAGTTCCTTCCCTAAAGTAGGAACTTTAGTGTAGTTCAGCGGTCTACAGAAAGGTAGCCGTAGTTGGCAGCACAGGGAATGACAGCATCTACCTCAACTTTGAGTCTATATGAGGGTTAACGTTAGATTTTCTACAGATCTAGTCAACAACATTGTGAATCATGCTTTAGCCCCCTTCATTGAATGAGACTTCAACGCTATGCATTCCCCGCTTATCCTTTCATCTATCGGTTTTGGAGTCATGGCAGTCATCGGGCTGCACAGTTGTGCTGTCCTCAAACCGCTTCCTTCGCCAACTGCGAATTCTCTAATTTCACCCTCCTCCTCAACAATGACACCCTTGATGATCGAACCGCAGGCGATCGTGGCTTGCCCTAGAGAATTTCAAGGATGGTCGTTGGTGAGAAGTTTTGAAACGGCGCACTATTTATTGGCGCTGTGTCAGCGGGGCGAGGCTATCTACTTAGTAGGGCAAGAAAAGAAAAAGGTAGAAGCGTTTATTACAGCCATGGCAAAAGTAGACGGGGAGAAGATTGTGGCAGAAGACGCGAAGCGGTTTTCCTATGAAATTCGCCAAGGTACGCTAACGGTTAAAAAAGCAGGCAACATCATTGTGCAAGAAGGAATTCAGTAGCCTCGTACCAGCTAGCTGATCGCTGAGACTCACGATAGACTGAATAAACCTGGCGTATCTGCCACTAGCTAAGAGGACTCAGCCCGTGGTTACATTCGTTTCGTTGCAGGATCGGTTGCTGGATACGATCGCCCCGTATCGCGATCGAGTAGATTACTTAGAGATTCGCCTGGAGCAAAGTGAATCTACACTAATTTCCTATCGAGGTGTGCACCTAGATGCGGTCGATCGCAGCTTTTCTCTCGTAGGTAATGCCCGTGCTTGTCACAACGGTGGCTGGAGCTTTGTTACCTTCAATGGGCTAACAGATTTAAAAGATCGCCTTGAAGATGCGATCGCTCAAGCTAAGCTGATTGGAAAAGAGACAACTCAGTTAGCGGAGATCGCTCCAATTCAAGATTATGTAGCCGTAGAATTTGGTCGCGATCCGCGTGGCATTGCTCTTGACACAAAACGCCAATTAATCGAGCACTACAATCGTCTATTGGTAGAGTTCGATCCGCGCATTCAAACTACGATGACCAGCTACAGCGATCGGTTCAAAACCACCTATTTTGCTAACTCGCTGGGAACCTGCATTGCCCAAGAACGGCTGGACGTGTCGGGGCGCTTTGGCGTAGTGGCCAAGGGGGCAGACGGGCTGGTGCGGCAAGGGTTTGAGTCGGTGCATTCGCGATCGGACTATGCCGCTTTAGAAGGATTAGAGGCTCAGGTTGTCCAGGCGGCCGATCGGGCAGTGCGGCAGCTAGATGCGAAACCAGTGAAAGGCGGTCAGTATACAGTGATTCTCGATCCGTATCTGACAGGTGTTTTTATCCATGAAGCCTTTGGGCATTTGTCAGAAGCAGATTTTGTTTACGAAAACCCACGCATGCAAGAGTTGCTGGTGCTGGGTAAACCGATGGCAATTCCGCAACTGAACGTGGTTGACGATGGCACAATACCGGATCTGCCTGGTTCCCTCAAATATGACGACGAGGGCGTACCGACGCAGCGCAAGTATTTGATCAAGGACGGAATTTTGACGCAACGGCTGCACAGTCGCGAAACCGCCGGAAAAATGCAGGAAGCTCCAACTGGTAACGCTCGCGCTATCAGTGCCATGCACCCACCGATCGTTCGTATGACCAATACGGGTATTGAAGCAGGAGACGCCACGTTTGAAGACATGATTCGTGATATTGCAGAAGGGGTATATGCTGTGCGAATGCTGGGTGGGCAAACTAATGGGGAAATGTTCACGTTCTCTGCGGCTGAAGGCTACATGATTCGTGATGGCAAGCTGGCAGAACCTGTGAGTGATGTGACATTGACAGGAAACGTGTTTCAAACCCTCAAGGATATTGAGGCGATCGGCAATGATTCGGTTTACAAAAGCGGTGGTTGTGGCAAAGGCGGTCAATCTCCGTTGCCCGTGAGTACAGGCGGACCCCATGTACGTATCAACAATGTTGTGGTTGGTGGCCGGTAATTGGGAGTTGAGAGTCGGGAGTCGGGAGTCGGGAATTAGGGGTTGGAGGTGAACCGAACAGCTAAAGGACGATCGATCGATCGCTACAAATACCACAGTCTACCGCGCCATTCATTGATTGTCTGTGCCACTCTAGTGCAGAATGCCGCAAATTTAGGTGGACTGTGCCGCACTTGCGAAGCGTTCCGTCTGGAAGCATTGGTAATAGCAAATTTAGCAATAACCCAAACTCCAGCCTTTCGCAATGTAGCTGCATCAGCGGATCGGTGGCAGCCGCTCGTCGCTTGTTCAGTTGAGGGGTTGACCGATTGGTTAGACCAAAAACATCAAGCAGGATACCGTTTAATTGGGCTGCACGTTGATGCTAATGCTATTTCGCTCACCAAGTTTGCCTTTCCTCGCCGATCGGTGCTGGTATTGGGGCAAGAGTTAACTGGAATTCCCCAATCGGTGCTTCGTTTCTGTCATGACAGTGTCAAAATTCCCCAGTCAGGATTGGTCGAGTCACTGAATGTGCAAACAGCGGCAGCGATCGCCATGTACGAATATGGGCGGCAACACGCCGGACACTCTTAGCTAGCTTGATACTGCTCTAGGGTATGTTTTTCCCACAGCGATCGATACAGACCTGGTTGCTCAATCAGTTCAGCATGAGTTCCCGACTGAACAATCTTTCCCTGATCTAACACCAAAATTCGATCGGCAGTGGCAGCAGCAGAAAGTTGATGCGAGATGAAAATCACGGTTTTGCGACGGGTTCCTTCTGATAAGTTGCGCAAAATTTCAGTGGCCGTTTGGTTGTCTACGCTAGACAGGGCATCGTCCAAGATCAGCACGGGGGCGTCCACTAGCAACGCTCTCGATAACGCTGTGCGTTGCCGCTGGCCACCGGACAAGGTGATTCCCCGCTCGCCCACGATCGTTTTGTATTGTTGGGGAAAATTCAAAATTTCTGGATGAATTTGTGCTTGTTTGGCGGCATATTCGACTTCGGGCTGTTCGCTAAACGGCTCGCCATAGCGAATGTTGTTTTTGATGGTGGTGCTAAACAGAAAACTTTCCTGCGGCACGTAGGCGATCGCTCCTCTTAAATCCTTGAGGCGAATCTTGGTGATATCCTGTCCATCTAAAAATAGTTGTCCTGGTGCTACATCAAGCAAACGCGGCAACAGATTGGCCAACGTGGATTTTCCGGAACCGATCGGCCCCACTACAGCCACCGTTTCGCCTGGTTCAATGGAAAAACTGAGGCGATCGAGGGCCGGAGTTTGGGCATCGGGATAGGTGTAAGTGAGATGATGAGCACACACCCAGCCCCGCACCTCCGATTTAGGCAAAACAATGGCATCAGGTTCGTCTTTAATTTGCGGCTCAGTAGACAAAATTCCTTCCAAGCGATCGACGCTGACCTCTCCACGCTGATAAGCCGTAATAGTGAACCCTAGTAAAGCCGTAGGAAACACAAGTCGTTCAGCAAACAGCAGCAATGCTACGAAATCCCCAACGCTGAGAGTATTATTGGCGATTGATCCGGTACCCAGTGCTAGGATTGCTAATTGGCTAATGCTAGCTAGCCCCCGCAACAGGGGAAACAGCGTATTCTGGGTTTTAGACAGTAGCAGATTGGCCTTCAATAATTGCTGGTTCAGTTGTCGAAAGGCGCGTCGTTCATTCTGTTCTTGTGCATAGATTTTGATCAGCGCCATGCCACTCATGTCTTCTTGAATCAGATCGCTGAGGTTAGCGGTTTCCTGCTGCACCTGTAATTGCTGGTTACGTAAGCGCCGACTGAATAGCTGCACCAGAATCAGAATGCAAGGATAAACGGCCAGCGCCACTAGGGTTAAGCGAACGCTAATGCGCAACATGGCAGGAAGTGTCAGGGTATAGGCAAACACCATGTTGGCCAAACTGAGGATGGCAAAGCCCATTAACCGCCGGATATTATCGACATCACTGGTGGCACGACTAATTAGATCGCCTGGTGTATTGGTGCTGAAGTAGTTTGGTTCTAGGGTCAACAAATGCTTAAAAATCTTCTGCTTTAAATCAAACTCCACCTGTCGTCCCACTCCAAACAGCAGCACACGCGATGCCATCCGTACCACCCACATCACCGAAGACAGCCCCAGAATCAAAAGTGCATAAAACACAACCCGATCGAGGCTGAAGGTGGATTGCAGTTCGTCTAATCCATCTCGAATCAAGAGCGGAATATAAACCCCGATCGCATTGACAATGAATAGCGAAAAAATTCCCATTGCCGCTGGACGCCAATGGGGACGTAGGTAGCTGCCAAGTTTTCTTAAGCGAGAGTAAGCCATCGTGAGGAGAGGGAATGAGAGAGTGGTGAGGGAAAGGCTAAAGGCTGAATGAATCGTCTTATTCCTCCTGTCCTTTATCTTTCTCTTTAGTCCTCAAGCTTACACACTCAACGGATCTTGTAACCACCCCCGCATGAAGTAGTAAAGCCAGGCAAAATATTCGTCGATGACCCGAGTGGTAATGGTCAAGGCTTCGGCATTGGGAATGAGATCGGTGATGGCAGCCAGCCGCAACCCTCCCTGAAGTTGGAATACATAAAAATCAGTGGGACGGGCGGTTACATCAAAAGCTAGGTTGTGGAAGGTGGAAACGGCTCGTCGCAGCGTTAAAGCAGGTGTGACGAGAATAACTGGGATGACGGTACTGGCTCGGGGGCTACTGGAGCGTAAGCGGCGCACGTCTCCATTGCATACTGCAAAAATTTCACATTCGTCTACGGCTCCCGGTCCCAAAAGCAGGCGGCGGACTGCGATCGCACTACTACGGGGATCAAAGCCTTCATTATCTACACGAATTTGTTCAGCAGGAATTCCCAATCGTCCCAGATATGCATTAATCGCCTGAGCAGACGTAACGCCCGGTTGCGCTAGGATGGCTTGCGGCCCAGCACTGACAATGATTAAGGGCGCACTTCCTCGAGTCGCTTGTTCGCTATAAAGCTGAGCCGCAAAGTTGAGCCGCGATTCTAAAGACACACTCAGCCCATTCACCGTATTACTGAGTTGAGTGCGGACCCGATAGGCCGGATCGGTGGGTAGGGTTCCATCCCCTAATACAACGATCGCCTGCACACTTCCGGCTGGGCGTTGACCTATTTCCAGTGCCGTTCGTTGTTCGGTTTGGGCCGTCAGTAAGTAGGCCGTCAGCGGCAAGCTGGTGAGAAACAAAATGAGAAAAGCAGACGTGACTTGCGGCACGCCAATTGTAGCTTTCGCTTTTCCACCAAATATTGGATAAGTGCGGCTGAGGGCGTAGCCTAGCAACAGCAAAGACAATCCCAACGGTCGCAGCGGAAAGGAAATAATGCCCCAGAGAATGCCAGCCGTGCGGTTATCGGGGGTAAAAAATACTGACGCCAGCACAAATAGCAGCACCAGTAGACCTAACCAGGTGAGGTAAAAGCGTGGAACCAGATTCCACAGAACGAATCGAATCAAAAAGAAAATTCCAATCAGAAGTAGGATCTGAGTGATTAATTCAGGCATTCCAGTCTCTCCTTACACTGCCCCAATGGATTCGTTTGCTCAGCATGGCATTCTAGAAACACAAACCTGTTTAACTCTAATCAAAGACTGAAGAAAGCAATCACCGATCGGAAAAATTTTTTAGGAAATTTTGATAACGGTTAACCTGGACGCAGTTGCCCCTTAGCAAACCAGTGCTCAAGCCCGCCCTTCAACGTCTGATTACAAAAAAGCAAAAAGGGCGGAGAGCCGCCCTTCTAAATGAGTGAATTGATGAGGTGACAGTGATTCGGTGACAATCGCCTCAGGCTGCTCAACCCAAAATGCACTCCCCTATACGTTTGTACAAATGAGATCAAGATCAGTAAGCTCCAGAGCGCGTCACGATGATAGCGATCGTCTTGAAAATGATCTCCAGATCATACAAGGGCGACCAGCGATGTTGGTAGCGTAGATCTAGATTGACAATTTCCTCAAAGTCCTTAATGGCAGAGCGTCCATACACTTGCCACTCGCCGGTTAAGCCTGGTTTCACATTCAACCGTTTCCAGTGATGCGCGCTATAACGGCTGACCTCATCATGGGTTGGGGGACGAGTGCCTACCAAACTCATGTGCCCCAGCAACACATTCCAAAATTGCGGAAATTCATCCAGGCTGGTTTTGCGTAAAAACCGCCCTACGCGAGTAATTCTTGGATC
This genomic interval carries:
- a CDS encoding ABC transporter permease; amino-acid sequence: MNDLIEIDLIQFGWALGLMGIAIGLSAWQQLGLEWNLAVATFRTVIQLLAIGYILDFVFALNTPWAVIGIIGIMAVIAAIVARNRISQKVPRLLPIVGGSILIGTALTLSYVILLVLQPDPWFQPQYLVPLAGIILGNAMNAAAIGGERLVSTLNASRLEIETHLSLGATPRQATAAYRREAIKAGLIPTLNSMMVVGIVTLPGIITGQILSGINPLDAAIYQMLIMFILAIATLGTTMLLVQGIYRQFFNQAAQFIPH
- the recR gene encoding recombination mediator RecR, which gives rise to MTVYTRPLARLIEQLQRLPGVGPKTAQRLALHILKRPEADAQALAQAILEAKQQVGVCSVCFHLSAEPVCEICRATNREPHVICVVADSRDVIALEKTREYRGKYHVLGGLISPMDGIGPDQLNIAQLVRRVSKQDIKEVILAISPSVEGETTTLYVGQLLKPFTKVTRIAFGLPMGGDLEYADEVTLARALEGRRELDL
- the psbA gene encoding photosystem II q(b) protein, translated to MTTALQTRERASVWERFCNWVTSTDNRLYVGWFGVLMIPTLLAATTCFIIAFIAAPPVDIDGIREPVAGSLMYGNNIISGAVVPSSNAIGLHFYPIWEAASLDEWLYNGGPYQLVVFHFLIGVFCYMGREWELSYRLGMRPWICVAYSAPVAAATAVFLIYPIGQGSFSDGMPLGISGTFNFMFVFQAEHNILMHPFHMLGVAGVFGGSLFSAMHGSLVTSSLVRETTENESQNYGYKFGQEEETYNIVAAHGYFGRLIFQYASFNNSRSLHFFLGAWPVVGIWFTALGISTMAFNLNGFNFNQSIIDSQGRVVSTWADILNRANLGMEVMHERNAHNFPLDLAAGEAAPVALSTPQING
- a CDS encoding adenosine deaminase; this translates as MALYAELHRHLGGSVVPRVLWRYFQRNQPDLAQPFDHYEAFEDFYTRPRNTLDEYLELHTLVEKVQTDETLPYFIYRLMRGAYVFENLAYLELRYTPYLRTPDHLSQLERIDRMADIVEVVGKASQMIEYPIVTSQILCMHSRLPYEVNKAIVELAAQMKPYVCGIDIAGGDGHYRERLDEYIHLYSYARSLGLNTTGHLYETTAGCYPELLPYLMRIGHGIQIPLLHPELLPQLARQGQCLEVCPTTYLKTGTLESIQQLKVVFDRCFEAGVDIAICTDNAGLHNVRLPFEYENLLTHDIIGFEQLQACQEAAFRHAFAWKHEQRPESILNDILRPELNLVG
- a CDS encoding TldD/PmbA family protein yields the protein MQDRLLDTIAPYRDRVDYLEIRLEQSESTLISYRGVHLDAVDRSFSLVGNARACHNGGWSFVTFNGLTDLKDRLEDAIAQAKLIGKETTQLAEIAPIQDYVAVEFGRDPRGIALDTKRQLIEHYNRLLVEFDPRIQTTMTSYSDRFKTTYFANSLGTCIAQERLDVSGRFGVVAKGADGLVRQGFESVHSRSDYAALEGLEAQVVQAADRAVRQLDAKPVKGGQYTVILDPYLTGVFIHEAFGHLSEADFVYENPRMQELLVLGKPMAIPQLNVVDDGTIPDLPGSLKYDDEGVPTQRKYLIKDGILTQRLHSRETAGKMQEAPTGNARAISAMHPPIVRMTNTGIEAGDATFEDMIRDIAEGVYAVRMLGGQTNGEMFTFSAAEGYMIRDGKLAEPVSDVTLTGNVFQTLKDIEAIGNDSVYKSGGCGKGGQSPLPVSTGGPHVRINNVVVGGR
- a CDS encoding TrmH family RNA methyltransferase gives rise to the protein MNRTAKGRSIDRYKYHSLPRHSLIVCATLVQNAANLGGLCRTCEAFRLEALVIANLAITQTPAFRNVAASADRWQPLVACSVEGLTDWLDQKHQAGYRLIGLHVDANAISLTKFAFPRRSVLVLGQELTGIPQSVLRFCHDSVKIPQSGLVESLNVQTAAAIAMYEYGRQHAGHS
- a CDS encoding ABC transporter ATP-binding protein, producing MAYSRLRKLGSYLRPHWRPAAMGIFSLFIVNAIGVYIPLLIRDGLDELQSTFSLDRVVFYALLILGLSSVMWVVRMASRVLLFGVGRQVEFDLKQKIFKHLLTLEPNYFSTNTPGDLISRATSDVDNIRRLMGFAILSLANMVFAYTLTLPAMLRISVRLTLVALAVYPCILILVQLFSRRLRNQQLQVQQETANLSDLIQEDMSGMALIKIYAQEQNERRAFRQLNQQLLKANLLLSKTQNTLFPLLRGLASISQLAILALGTGSIANNTLSVGDFVALLLFAERLVFPTALLGFTITAYQRGEVSVDRLEGILSTEPQIKDEPDAIVLPKSEVRGWVCAHHLTYTYPDAQTPALDRLSFSIEPGETVAVVGPIGSGKSTLANLLPRLLDVAPGQLFLDGQDITKIRLKDLRGAIAYVPQESFLFSTTIKNNIRYGEPFSEQPEVEYAAKQAQIHPEILNFPQQYKTIVGERGITLSGGQRQRTALSRALLVDAPVLILDDALSSVDNQTATEILRNLSEGTRRKTVIFISHQLSAAATADRILVLDQGKIVQSGTHAELIEQPGLYRSLWEKHTLEQYQAS
- a CDS encoding YdcF family protein — translated: MPELITQILLLIGIFFLIRFVLWNLVPRFYLTWLGLLVLLFVLASVFFTPDNRTAGILWGIISFPLRPLGLSLLLLGYALSRTYPIFGGKAKATIGVPQVTSAFLILFLTSLPLTAYLLTAQTEQRTALEIGQRPAGSVQAIVVLGDGTLPTDPAYRVRTQLSNTVNGLSVSLESRLNFAAQLYSEQATRGSAPLIIVSAGPQAILAQPGVTSAQAINAYLGRLGIPAEQIRVDNEGFDPRSSAIAVRRLLLGPGAVDECEIFAVCNGDVRRLRSSSPRASTVIPVILVTPALTLRRAVSTFHNLAFDVTARPTDFYVFQLQGGLRLAAITDLIPNAEALTITTRVIDEYFAWLYYFMRGWLQDPLSV
- a CDS encoding sugar transferase, with the protein product MTDYLVSDTTGSADTSSIFLSEVPHPSTSSVFKRLLDIIGALIGLAIFAVIFVPLALLIKLDSPGPIFYRQERYGLRGQRFILRKFRSMVQNADELKATVPNEAKGLIFKNKNDPRITRVGRFLRKTSLDEFPQFWNVLLGHMSLVGTRPPTHDEVSRYSAHHWKRLNVKPGLTGEWQVYGRSAIKDFEEIVNLDLRYQHRWSPLYDLEIIFKTIAIIVTRSGAY